Proteins encoded within one genomic window of Diorhabda sublineata isolate icDioSubl1.1 chromosome 1, icDioSubl1.1, whole genome shotgun sequence:
- the LOC130444980 gene encoding nucleolar protein 10, which yields MQVSDPNNVKIYNLSAGKSLPEWLSERKRRALLKKNVDIRRRIELIQDFDMPGLSSTVKVSKDGQYILATGIYKPRIKCFDVNNLSLKFERCFDSEAVTFQILSDDYSKLVFLQCDRYIEFHAAFGRYYRLRIPKFGRDMQYDYPSCDLFVVGASSDIYRLNLERGQFMTPYTSTASSINKCCINPYHQLLICGTQEGKVEAWDQRSKSIVGTLDCAFTCFNENKDMESFPSITALKFNGALQLGVGTASGQVLLYDLRSNKPFYIKDHMNDLPIKDVEFHYQQDLVFSLDCSVLKIWEKNNGQLYTSIDASTEFNNLCTVPNTGLLFLANENPKIQTYYIPSMGPAPKWASFLDSLTEELEESNTENVYDDYKFVTKAELENLGLDHLVGTKLLRAYMHGYFMDIRLYKKARAVANPFEFEEYRKKKIKETIDKDRENRVQVNKLPKVNKDLALKLMNEEQNSKKNKVNAANLLVDNRFKALFENPDFEVDKNADEYRLLNPVLSRLDTAKAKKLKKSLISEDFEPIEEEMEGKNSSEEDTEDESEEESSDDEHTWSKELKKQHKMINEEHRQQELRKAEEDLRNLEEEIKKQPTLYEFKHGDEFKGLNSIKKKTNRAPLSERLKEEDASVKLLGSVGNREMTFSTRKRKNFSLEEKNRRHREERKRLVRPGFTIKSKYKTKFSGGKRR from the exons ttaaaatttacaatttaagtGCTGGAAAATCTTTACCAGAG TGGTTATCTGAGAGGAAAAGAAGagcattattaaaaaaaaatgttgatattagAAGACGTATTGAACTTATTCAAGATTTTGATATGCCCGGACTTAGTTCAACAGTAAAAGTTTCAAAAGATGGTCAATACATACTTGCAACAGGTATTTACAAACctagaataaaatgttttgatgtaaacaatttatcattaaaatttgaaCGGTGTTTTGATTCGGAAGCAGTTACTTTTCAAATACTTAGCGACGATTATAGCAAG ctCGTTTTTTTGCAATGTGATAGATATATAGAATTCCATGCGGCTTTTGGTCGGTACTACAGACTTCGAATACCAAAATTCGGTAGAGATATGCAATATGATTATCCTAGTTGTGATTTGTTTGTCGTTGGGGCTTCTTCTGATATTTATAGGTTGAATTTGGAAAGGGGACAGTTTATGACACCTTATACTAGTACAGCTTCATCTATAAATAAATGTTGTATCAATCCTTATCATCAGTTATTAATTTGCGGTACACAAGAGGGTAAAGTGGAAGCTTGGGATCAAAGAAGTAAATCTATAGTTGGTACTTTGGATTGCGCTTTTACGtgttttaacgaaaataaaga TATGGAAAGTTTTCCATCAATAACAGCTTTAAAATTTAATGGTGCTTTACAATTAGGCGTGGGTACAGCTTCAGGACAAGTACTTTTATACGATTTAAGATCAAATAAACCTTTTTATATCAAGGATCACATGAATGATTTGCCTATAAAAGATGTAGAGTTCCATTATCAGCAGGATTTGGTGTTTTCTTTAGATTGTTCGGTAttaaaaatttgggaaaaaaataat GGACAGTTATATACATCGATAGATGCTTCTACGGAGTTTAATAATCTTTGTACAGTACCTAATACGGGATTGTTATTTCTCGCCAACGAAAATCCTAAAATACAAACTTATTACATCCCCAGTATGGGACCTGCCCCTAAATGGGCGAGTTTTCTGGATTCTCTTACTGAAGAATTGGAGGAAAGTAACACTGAGAATGTTTATGACGATTACAAATTCGTTACTAAAGCGGAATTGGAGAATTTGGGACTTGATCATCTTGTAGGTACTAAATTGTTAAGGGCTTACATGCACGG ttattttatggATATTCGTTTGTATAAAAAAGCCAGAGCGGTCGCGAATCCGTTTGAATTCGAGGAATAcagaaagaagaagataaaagaAACTATTGATAAAGATAGAGAAAATAGAGTGCAAGTTAACAAACTTCCTAAAGTTAATAAAGATCTGGCGCTTAAATTGATGAACGAAGAACAAAATAGCAAGAAGAATAAAGTTAATGCTGCTAATTTATTGGTTGATAACAGATTTAAGGCTTTGTTTGAAAATCCAGATTTCGAAGTAGATAAAAATGCAGATGAATATAGATTATTGAATCCGGTATTGTCTCGATTGGATACTGCTAAagctaaaaaattgaagaaatcttTGATATCGGAAGATTTCGAACCGATCGAG GAGGAAATGGAAGGTAAAAATAGTTCCGAAGAAGACACAGAAGATGAATCTGAAGAAGAAAGTTCAGATGATGAACATACATGGTCGAAGGAACttaaaaaacaacataaaatgataaatgaagAACACAGGCAGCAAGAACTAAGGAAGGCCGAAGAAGATTTGAGGAATTTGGAAGAAGAGATTAAAAAACAACCAACTTTGTACGAATTCAAACATGGAGATGAGTTCAAAGGGCttaatagtattaaaaaaaagactAACAG gGCTCCTCTTAGTGAACGGTTAAAAGAAGAAGATGCCTCAGTTAAACTGTTGGGTTCCGTAGGTAATCGAGAAATGACTTTCTCGACTAGgaaaaggaagaatttttcattGGAAGAGAAGAACCGAAGACATCGAGAAGAAAGGAAACGTTTAGTACGACCTGGTTTCACAATCAAATCCAAATACAAAACGAAATTCTCAGGTGGAAAACGACGTTAA